In Candidatus Paceibacterota bacterium, the DNA window AACTTGCCCAGGTTGTTTTGCCACTGCGGAATTCCTCCGTAGTATTGGAAGCCAATCAGGAATTGTTTGTAAGTAGCGTCATAGGCTGGAAATTCCGGCCGGTTGGCGCAGGCCCAAACGCTCCGGGTATTCGTCGCAGTTACGTTCAGGCCCAATGTCTTCCAAGACTCAACGGAGAAGTCGTCTTGATTGAGCTGCAAGGGCAAAAGGCTGCTGCCGGCGGGAACTACTTTGTCCTGATTATCCACGGCATACGTCAATACCGCCACCCCAAGCTGTCTAAGGTTGCTGACGCACGTAGTGCGCTTTGCCTTTTCTTTAGCCCGGCTGAGGGCCGGGAGCAGCAAGGCGGCCAGGATCGCGATGATGGCGATCACCACCAGCAGCTCGATTAGGGTGAAGGCCTTTCCGGAATGCGGGCCGGGGCCGGAAGGCGTTACTGCCGGAAAAGTGACTGTTGAGGATGTGGACGAAGGCGTCATGGCTTCAAAAGGGAGAGGATCGTTTGAAAATTCTGCGCGTTCTGGCTGGGGGCCGGGTTCCACAACGCCGGGTTGAACGCCGCGGGCGTGGCGGAGGCGCTGACATGCTGGTCGCCCCAGAGCACGTTCAAGGAGGGTCGGTCCCGGCCCGCGCTGTGCGTCAGCGACGTCAGCGCGGTGATCAGGTCCGTCATCGCGGGCTGCGTGGGCGTCAGTTCTGAGATCTTCGTGGCAATTACATAGTTGGTGGTGGTGTTGCCCCGGGCCGCCGACTCCGGGTAGTACAAATAGCCGGCGCGGCAATTATTCTGCGCGCCCGGTGTGGTGTTGTCGTAAGCCGGCCACCGGCCTTCGGGTGTCAGGTAAACTTCGTAACTGCCCGTGGGCACGCCTGCGGAGCCGGCGCTTGGGCAGTAATAACTCTTGCCGGCGGTAATAATCTTGCTGGTGAAATACAAAGCGTGCTGCATCGGGACCCCGTTGACGGGATCGTTAAAATTCACCGGGGTTCCGGAAGGCCCGCCCACGGCATGACGGCCCGCGTTGCCAACGAGAAAATAGCCCCAGGCCGGATATTGAAACAGGTTGACGTTTTGCGGCGGGAGCCTGTCGTTGTTATCCGAGCCATAGATTACCGTGCCCACCCCCATTTGCTTGAGGTTATTGATGCAGGAAATCCGCCGGGCCCGCTCCTTGGCGCGCGTCAGCGCCGGCAGCAACAGCGCCGCCAGAATCGCGATGATGGCGATCACCACCAGCAGCTCAATGAGCGTAAAAGCTGCCTGAGGACCGGCCTGGGAAGTGTCATTCCAAGAATCCTGCTCGGCAGGTTCATTCAGGCGGACCCTTTGTACCGCATGGTCAATGGCGGTCATGGTTCGGCTGCCTGATAATTGCCTGGCGCATATAACGGCGGGGCGGGAGCGGCGCTGGCGCCGCTCCCGCCAGTTACGGAACCATTACTACCAAGGACGGCGCATACGGTAAAACACGTTTACCTGCTGCGAATCCAGCGGGACGTCCAAGGTGGTTGCGTTGTCCGATCCCGGCACGTCATACCAAGCGTTCGAGTCGGTAACGCTTACGGAATTGGACTGGATGAGCCACCCGGCATATTCGGGTGGCCAGGTGAGGGTTAAGGTCGTGCCAGTTACGGTATAACTGATGTTGGTTGGGTCATTGGCAACAGTCGACACGACGCGCAGGACACCGCTGGTGGGTTGGAACACCCACTGCAGATCTGGCGAACTCAGCGTGGGGAGGGAATTAGTGGCGAAATTGCCCGCGGTGGTTGTGGCACTGAACAACTGGAAGTGGTCGCCGAGCGCAAGCGTGCCGGAAAGATTGGTCACCGTGAGGGTGCCGCCATAGGTGAGGGTAGTGATGTTGGTGACGGCATCGCAGGTGCCCAAGTCCTTGTTGATTTGGATCTGGGTGAAGCTGTCGGCGGCCAAAGTAAGCTGGTTCTTGAGTCTGAGCGGGCCGACGTCAATGTTCTGCGGAGCAAGCGTGGCACCCGACTGAATAGCAACCGGACCGTTGATCGTCCCGTGTCCGCCCAAACTGCCGTTGATCACTGTCACAGCGGACGCGTTTGCGAAGGTTCCATCGACCAACAGCACGCCGTTGCTGACGGTGGTGGTTCCGGTGTGATAGCAACCGCCGGTCAGGGTGAGCTTGCCGCTGCCGACCTTCGTCAGAGCAAATTCCCGGTAGCCGGCACTATTCGCACCGATGACCCCGCCGTAGGAACTGTCGGTGTTTAGCGCGCCAATCTCGAAAGTGACGCCGGTGATGTTCTGCGCAATGCCGATCATGCCGCCGCCAGTCCCGCTGGTCAAAGCTCCCATCCTGACGGTTGCATTATTGGCCCCAGCCCAATTGAGGAAGGTGCATGAGGTTGTGCGGCCTTCCGTATAAACGATGGCGCGGCTGAAGTCGCTGGCAGCGCCCTGGATTGTCAGGTAGGTGGAGGACGCGCCAAGACCATTCCCGTATCCGAGAGTGCCGGAGAATCCGCTCCAATCACCTGTCACGGCAACCGATTTCCCGCCACTGGTGCCGGTCCGGCCGAAGTAGGCTACCCCCGCTCCGGTGAAGTTGCCGGTGAAGGACGCTCCTGCAGTGGTAGCGTTCTGCAAGTATAGGGTGCCCGAAGCGATGTGGACGTTGTTAGCAAGTGTGTAATTATCGCTCAACGCCAGGGTGACGGTGTTGCCGGCACCGCTGTCGTTTGTGATGGCTCCGGAGCCCAGAGCCGTGGCGCTGCCCATGGTGACGGTCGCGGCGCCAGCAGGACTGAAGGTGGTGCCGCCGGCGTAAGAGTTGGCACCGCTGAGAGTCAGCGCTCCGACACCCGTTTTTGAGAGCTTGCCGTTGCCGCTAATCGCCCCCGAGCAGGTTTGTTCCGACGGATTGGCAAATATCAATGCCGCATTGTTGGCGATGTCGCCCGCAAGTGAGCCGTTGACCGTGGTGCCATCGCCAAGTTGCAGCGTTCCGCCACTCAGCGTGACTGGTCCGCTTATGGTGTTCCCTGTGGCCACAGTTAGTGTGCTGGGGCCTTTCTTTGTCAGGCTGCCAGCCCCGATGAGATAGCCGCCGCCCGCGAAGCTATACGTCTTGTTCGTGCTGTCGACCGTGATGGAATAAGGCGCGGGGGTTGCGTTTAAAGTTATCGCGGTATTCGGACCGGTAGCTGTATCATCAAAGACCACCGGGGGGCCGCCACCTCCTGTCTCGGTGTAATAGGCGCCAGTTTTCCAATTGGCGGTGCCGGAGATATCCCAATCGCCGTTCACGGTTCCATCCCAGACCAGAGGCGGGTTTTCCACATAGACGAGGATGGTTCCGGTCGCGGTGTTGTTGGTTAACGTGGCATTAATGCCCGGTGGAGGTGTGAAGCTGAACGCAGCCATCTGATCTGCGCCGAGGGTGCCGTATTGAATTAACGGCACCAACCCGACTGTCCCCTGCAACCCGATCAGGTTCAGGGTGACGGCGGTTGTGGGCTCGAACGCACCAGCGACCGTGATTACCGGGGTTGTGGGGTTGCCCAAGGTGCTGAAGTTGAGTTCGAGTGTGGAGCCTGCGGCAGCGGCAAGCGAAGACACGTTCAGAGTCGCGCCCGCGCCCGCTACCTTGACTGACAGGGTGGCGCCGCCGGAAACTGAATAAGCTCCTGCCCCGGTGCTCGCAGTGGTCGTGGCCAGGCGGCCGCTGTTGACCGCCGCCCCTGCATAGGCGTTAGCTCCATTTAGATTCAGCGTGCCGCCGTCGAAGTTGATTGTCACCGGGCCTGTGAAGGTGTTATTCGCGTTCAGATTCAGAGTTCCGGTTCCAGCCAGAGTCAGCCCGTAGCCGTTGCCTCCGTCACTGATAATGCCGTTGAGGTTATTTGTGCCAGCCTGAACGGTCGCGGTTTGCGTCGCTCGAAGTATTATTGGGGCGGACAGGGTCAGTGTCCCGGGGCCGGCTTTGCTCAAATCCAGCGAATTGCCTCCGGCAATCGTAGTATTGGTAACGGAACCGGCCAGAGCCAACTCGTTGGCATTGCAGGTGATCACTGGATTGGCTGCGGTGACGGTCACGGGATAGTTGCCAAAACCCAATGACATGTAGCCGGAGAATGTAAAATCGCCGGAAATCGTCAGCGGGGTCGCGGTGGCGAGCGCTCCGCCCACGCCGCTGTTTATTGTGCAGCCGGGCCCCAGCGTCAATGGCGCGCTGGCACCTGAAGCCCCCAGACAGTTCGCGTGCCACAGGACAAGCTGGCCGCCATTAACGCTAACTCCGCCTGATACCCCTCCCGCACTGGCATTGAGGATATCTAACCGCCCGCTGTTCAAGACAATGGCGCCGGTTGTCAGCGAGGCGTTGTTGTTGAGATACCGAAGTTGTGTGGCGCCAGCCCCACTGAGGGTCAATGTCCGACCATTGAGCGCGGTGTATTGAGGCGATGCGCTCGGGTTGCAGTTCAGAGTGTTGTTGAGCCCGATATAGAAAGCCTGGTCGTTGTCCCGGATCTCGACCGTTCGCGTGCTGATGGTCAGTTTGCGCGCAGTGCCACTGTCATCCATCACAACACCGTACAGGGTGCCGGGGGTTTGGTTCACGTTGGCACCATCCACGCCCTCGATCAGCGCATAAGAGGCTGTGCCGCCGCTCGTGACGGTTATGTCTTTTGGTGACCCGGAAGCCCACCACGCGCCTAAATAGTAGGCGCTGTTCGGGTACGTGGGCTGCCGTGACCCGGTGAAGGTGGATTTGAAGCCTGCTACGTCCGTGTTGGCCGCGGCGCCACCGGCCGGCGAACCGGTCGTCCAGTTGGCGGTAGTGGCCCAGGCAACATTCGCGCCGGCCCCGCTCCAATCGGCCGAGGCTGCCTGTGCGGCGAAACCGCCGGCAGCGAGGAAGACTGCCGGCAGCAGCCGGAGCACGACGTGGGGCAAAAGCAGATGCTTGGCGGAGCGGGAACCCGGTACAGAGCCGGCATGGGGAACATTTATCAATTCCAACATTATCTTCATAGTGGTTTTGTGATGTTTGCGTTAATGCGAGTTACTTTTCAGCGGAATGCCGAAAACGATGCTGTTGCGGTCCGTGGGCCAAATTCTGCGACTGGCGATTGTCGTCGGGATGGTGGATCGCTGGTGGTTGGAAATGAAGGTGGCGGGGGCAATCCCTAACCCCCGCCACCTGCCCCATCTAGTCTGTCCCAACCCCAAATCCCGATAGTCGGGCCCCACAGGTCGCAAGCTGGCTCGTAAGCCGATGCCACATAGCCATCGCCAGCATTCGCGCAAGCCTTTCGGCTGATCGCCCCAGTCGTCTTTCGCGTGAGCGCTGTTCATGGGTTGCCTGCACCGGAAGCTGCCACGGGTGCGCCGCTGGCCGCCGGGAGAGCGGCGCTGCTGGGCTGGGGCGGAAAACGCACTTTCACCGAAATGGAATCCGCATATTGGCCTGTGAACACTTTCCCCGGATGGATCTTGACCTTCCGGCCCCAGGCGCCGATGTGCAGGAGCAGGGATTTGGCTTCCGGCGCCAGTGGGGAAGTCAACTTAAGGCAGTGCCACTTATTCGGCTGGCTGCCTGCATAGAACCGCCCGGCGTTCTTGACAAGCTGCTCGCCCTGGTCCGGCTCCTCATTCTCGTCCACGGGGGCTTTTCGCTTGGGCACGGTCCACGCCGCGGCCGGGGTTCTGAAGACTTCGAGATTCATGCTGAACATGTCCCGGGTTGTGTCAGTCGGGTCCGGCTCTCCGGGGAGGGTGCAAAACCACGCCTCGACCTCGACGACTCCGGCGTTGGTCCCAAACTCGTCGCGAACGGCCCCCAAGTCCACGAGCTGGAAGAGGTCGGAGACGCCCCGTGCGACCCGCTCCGGAGGGGGAGCCTTGCTGTCCTGCCTGGCCTCGCCGCGAACGAATTCCAACATCCCGCTGCCCGTATGCGGCTCAATGCCATTGGTTGAGGCGGTGATCTGGCAGATGTCACCGTGCCAGCGGCCAAAGGGTTTGGTG includes these proteins:
- a CDS encoding autotransporter-associated beta strand repeat-containing protein, giving the protein MKIMLELINVPHAGSVPGSRSAKHLLLPHVVLRLLPAVFLAAGGFAAQAASADWSGAGANVAWATTANWTTGSPAGGAAANTDVAGFKSTFTGSRQPTYPNSAYYLGAWWASGSPKDITVTSGGTASYALIEGVDGANVNQTPGTLYGVVMDDSGTARKLTISTRTVEIRDNDQAFYIGLNNTLNCNPSASPQYTALNGRTLTLSGAGATQLRYLNNNASLTTGAIVLNSGRLDILNASAGGVSGGVSVNGGQLVLWHANCLGASGASAPLTLGPGCTINSGVGGALATATPLTISGDFTFSGYMSLGFGNYPVTVTAANPVITCNANELALAGSVTNTTIAGGNSLDLSKAGPGTLTLSAPIILRATQTATVQAGTNNLNGIISDGGNGYGLTLAGTGTLNLNANNTFTGPVTINFDGGTLNLNGANAYAGAAVNSGRLATTTASTGAGAYSVSGGATLSVKVAGAGATLNVSSLAAAAGSTLELNFSTLGNPTTPVITVAGAFEPTTAVTLNLIGLQGTVGLVPLIQYGTLGADQMAAFSFTPPPGINATLTNNTATGTILVYVENPPLVWDGTVNGDWDISGTANWKTGAYYTETGGGGPPVVFDDTATGPNTAITLNATPAPYSITVDSTNKTYSFAGGGYLIGAGSLTKKGPSTLTVATGNTISGPVTLSGGTLQLGDGTTVNGSLAGDIANNAALIFANPSEQTCSGAISGNGKLSKTGVGALTLSGANSYAGGTTFSPAGAATVTMGSATALGSGAITNDSGAGNTVTLALSDNYTLANNVHIASGTLYLQNATTAGASFTGNFTGAGVAYFGRTGTSGGKSVAVTGDWSGFSGTLGYGNGLGASSTYLTIQGAASDFSRAIVYTEGRTTSCTFLNWAGANNATVRMGALTSGTGGGMIGIAQNITGVTFEIGALNTDSSYGGVIGANSAGYREFALTKVGSGKLTLTGGCYHTGTTTVSNGVLLVDGTFANASAVTVINGSLGGHGTINGPVAIQSGATLAPQNIDVGPLRLKNQLTLAADSFTQIQINKDLGTCDAVTNITTLTYGGTLTVTNLSGTLALGDHFQLFSATTTAGNFATNSLPTLSSPDLQWVFQPTSGVLRVVSTVANDPTNISYTVTGTTLTLTWPPEYAGWLIQSNSVSVTDSNAWYDVPGSDNATTLDVPLDSQQVNVFYRMRRPW
- a CDS encoding prepilin-type N-terminal cleavage/methylation domain-containing protein translates to MTPSSTSSTVTFPAVTPSGPGPHSGKAFTLIELLVVIAIIAILAALLLPALSRAKEKAKRTTCVSNLRQLGVAVLTYAVDNQDKVVPAGSSLLPLQLNQDDFSVESWKTLGLNVTATNTRSVWACANRPEFPAYDATYKQFLIGFQYYGGIPQWQNNLGKFKSCSPIKTATAKPGWMLAADLVARPDGVNWSFPTWPGSGWSTLPAHCDGNRNFPAGANEVFIDGSARWIKASKNMVFLHSWNPVRELYIYQEDLGELEPRRASLKRVP
- a CDS encoding DUF1559 domain-containing protein — protein: MTAIDHAVQRVRLNEPAEQDSWNDTSQAGPQAAFTLIELLVVIAIIAILAALLLPALTRAKERARRISCINNLKQMGVGTVIYGSDNNDRLPPQNVNLFQYPAWGYFLVGNAGRHAVGGPSGTPVNFNDPVNGVPMQHALYFTSKIITAGKSYYCPSAGSAGVPTGSYEVYLTPEGRWPAYDNTTPGAQNNCRAGYLYYPESAARGNTTTNYVIATKISELTPTQPAMTDLITALTSLTHSAGRDRPSLNVLWGDQHVSASATPAAFNPALWNPAPSQNAQNFQTILSLLKP